From Podospora bellae-mahoneyi strain CBS 112042 chromosome 3, whole genome shotgun sequence, the proteins below share one genomic window:
- a CDS encoding hypothetical protein (COG:U; EggNog:ENOG503NX8V): MAAPNRSHYQSTPQVDLENNDEDIHDLIDPDDADLNSFDDPLAPSSSTSRPLPQGSITSASQTATALSSRWGLSGEDRAAPLNTIDEPVSATLLRDLSAIWSKLKEVLYPKYLFGGSMSSISDVRNLRLAQAREEIVGLASRAMDADSLLSNNHMSSGLRDWDLWGPLVFCLLLSTLLSLKSREQQREVVFSGVFAMVWVGMGVVTVQIRLLGGNISFAQSVCIIGYTLFPLVIAALLSAVSLIWIARIPVYLVLVGWSLAAGVSILGGSGVVKNRVGLAVYPLAVFYLGLGCLCFIS; this comes from the exons ATGGCGGCCCCGAACAGAAGCCACTACCAATCCACCCCCCAAGTCGACCTCGAGAACAACGACGAGGATATCCACGATTTGATCGATCCCGATGATG CGGACCTCAACTCCTTCGACGACCCCCTagccccctcttcctctacatcccgacccctcccccaaggCAGCatcacctccgcctcccaaaCCGCCAcagccctctcctcccgctgGGGTTTATCAGGTGAAGACCGCGCCGCACCCCTAAACACAATCGACGAGCCCGTCTCCGCCACCCTCCTTAGGGATCTCTCCGCCATCTGGTCCAAGCTGAAAGAAGTCCTGTACCCAAAGTACCTCTTTGGCGGGTCCATGTCCTCGATTTCGGACGTCAGAAACTTGCGGTTGGCCCAGGCAAGGGAGGAAATTGTTGGTTTAGCGTCAAGGGCGATGGACGCGGATAGCTTGCTGAGCAACAACCACATGAGCAGCGGGTTGAGGGATTGGGATTTGTGGGGGCCGTTGGTGTTTTGTCTTTTGCTGTCGACGCTGCTGAGCTTGAAGAGTAGGGAGcagcagagggaggtggtgtttagTGGGGTTTTCGCTatggtttgggttgggatgggggttgttaCGGTCCAGAtaaggttgttgggggggaatAT ATCTTTTGCGCAGAGTGTCTGTATCATTGGGTATACCCTCTTTCCGCTCGTCATTGCCGCGTTGCTGTCGGCTGTGAGTCTGATTTGGATTGCGAGGATTCCGGTTTatttggtgttggttgggtggagtttggcggcgggggtgagtATTCTGGGGGGTAgcggggtggtgaagaatCGGGTTGGGTTGGCGGTGTATCCGTTGGCGGTGTTTtatttggggttggggtgtttgtgttttatctcttga
- a CDS encoding hypothetical protein (EggNog:ENOG503NX23; COG:S): MDPRDQTFMTIHNLTPDANILFASDSILDILGYHPDEVKGKSCFEYFHPDEVPFARSIHSRGVLMDKAAVLHYARILSSKGEYVNCECCFTVVHTVLVASISIYSRGDKSERRAKEAPQIRRKFSCSPLDPRYHMLEHLSPKFKMPAMEREPRAALILNRFSLELNIMYATPSVAQIVGLSAEELMEKSFYDCIQQDCMERASRCLEGAKENESIAYLRFWYKDPRANSEHEADESEDEQDEDEDLDDNSSRANSDSNDMDIDDDSVIVIKDEDDDRICLDGREGSASSTTTASSNTLPVQSPRTFELEAVVSCTSDGLVVVLRRARPPIPDLQPVVPSAFNYQNGLFAAPWAQQPIEPYIPPDLLYTFRPPFLPQYMPLRESVKAAGGPPMDHLMRSIRDVAVFAWALTGINGNMAAYGHGMPRRGAQPPDRLPVWDPNGNNQEQGKAAYEANHHPLAGAPHGYVRTRHASLDDGMYGNHQQYSRNSWSPPAAAPSPYRYGGGYEASQQQQQHRSYHSQQSQSQAAQPGLARCQLQTPQWGEPSSSRSSIPNHGPLPPNTGEPSASTRYFWQ, from the exons ATGGATCCCCGCGACCAAACGTTTATGACCATACACA ACCTTACACCCGATGCCAACATCCTCTTCGCATCAGATTCCATCCTCGATATTCTCGGTTATCACCCGGACGAAGTAAAGGGGAAATCATGCTTTGAGTACTTCCACCCGGACGAGGTGCCGTTCGCACGCTCGATCCACAGTCGAGGCGTGCTTATGGACAAGGCGGCCGTCTTGCACTATGCCCGAATCCTGTCCAGCAAGGGTGAATATGTCAACTGCGAATGCTGCTTCACTGTCGTCCACACCGTCTTGGTGGCGTCTATCAGCATTTACTCCAGAGGCGACAAGAGCGAGA GGAGAGCAAAGGAGGCTCCGCAAATTCGAAGAAAGTTTTCCTGCTCACCATTGGATCCCCGCTACCACATGCTTGAGCACCTCTCACCCAAGTTCAAGATGCCCGCCATGGAACGGGAGCCCCGTGCCGCCCTGATTCTGAACCGGTTCAGTCTGGAGCTCAACATCATGTACGCTACTCCGTCGGTTGCACAGATCGTGGGCCTCTCTGCCGAGGAGCTGATGGAGAAGTCATTTTACGACTGCATTCAACAAGACTGTATGGAACGAGCATCCAGGTGTCTAGAAGGCGCCAAAGAAAACGAGTCGATCGCCTATCTTCGCTTTTGGTACAAAGATCCGCGGGCCAACTCGGAACACGAGGCGGAtgagagtgaggatgagcaggacgaggacgaagacCTGgacgacaacagcagcagagcGAACTCGGATAGCAACGACATGGATATCGACGACGATTCGGTGATTGTAAtcaaggatgaggacgatgacagGATATGCCTCGACGGTAGGGAAGGCTCGGCAAGTTCTACCACCACGGCAAGCTCAAACACTTTGCCTGTACAATCGCCCCGGACGTTTGAGTTGGAGGCTGTGGTTTCGTGCACATCAGACGGACTGGTCGTCGTGCTGCGCAGGGCACGACCACCAATCCCCGACCTGCAGCCCGTGGTTCCTTCGGCGTTCAACTACCAGAATGGCCTCTTTGCAGCACCGTGGGCCCAACAACCGATCGAACCCTACATACCGCCCGATCTCCTCTACACGTTCCGCCCGCCATTTCTTCCCCAGTACATGCCGCTCCGCGAAAGCGTCAAGGCGGCAGGCGGACCTCCGATGGACC ACCTAATGCGATCCATCCGGGATGTGGCCGTGTTTGCCTGGGCGTTAACCGGTATCAACGGCAACATGGCCGCCTATGGTCACGGCATGCCGAGAAGAGGAGCGCAACCACCGGATAGGCTTCCAGTGTGGGATCCAAATGGCAACAATCAAGAACAGGGAAAGGCGGCATATGAAgcgaaccaccacccactaGCCGGGGCCCCTCATGGTTACGTTCGAACTCGGCATGCCTCATTAGACGACGGAATGTATGGGAATCATCAACAATACAGTCGGAACTCATGgtcaccaccggcagcgGCACCATCGCCTTATCGGTACGGCGGCGGATATGAGGCcagtcagcagcagcagcaacatcgAAGTTATCACTCTCAACAATCACAATCACAAGCAGCACAACCAGGACTGGCCCGTTGCCAGCTACAAACACCACAATGGGGcgagccatcatcatctcgcTCATCAATACCCAACCACGGGCCACTCCCACCAAATACGGGTGAGCCATCGGCATCAACTCGATATTTCTGGCAGTAA
- a CDS encoding hypothetical protein (EggNog:ENOG503NXXM; COG:K), with protein MPTSKQPTSSYMPPISDEWELPRLRSSFQLHEDAVRDEDLAEFFDIKFYPYNPPGAPPVFAATSKKHVVVIRMVPTTDKDQNPCKVIQMIRDADSGANNYTCCWSKDPDTEDPWLCVAGKDAKIKVYDIRRGKLVKTLVGHGGDISDLATSPACPTTIASASDDTTIKLWSLAKEHDKQPCICILGGEGHQYNLLTVAFHNNGRYVLSAGHDQIINLWALPEFPKEHINVPIVLHYPHFSSSEVHNNLVDCVAFYGDLILSRACHEDTIVLWRIEGFSSSDPIPGPLDAPTPTDMAKQTRSYFNPIPSKARPAMFTRLAQFHTPDCGVQFYMRFRMFHAEGRHPILAFANAKSKTMFWDFSRFGAYRDFMEELEEARKSGSGQVVQKPSWLLIKRAKKGTAAPAHQDAAASLRAAAGDKESMVSASPDPEGAGSAMATLGNYNQDTLNHWKEMYDLSNPAGLIRPHKVQGVDGSFVGRQVGWSPGGEWCVVVGNKNRALIYQRGAREKGVATPVT; from the exons ATGCCAACATCAAAACAACCAACTTCATCCTATATGCCACCAATATCAGACGAGTGGGAGCTTCCACGCCTGCGTAGCTCATTTCAGCTGCACGAAGATGCCGTGAGGGACGAGG ATCTCGCCGAGTTCTTCGACATCAAATTCTACCCCTACAACCCACCAGGCGCACCCCCAGTGTTCGCGGCCACAAGCAAGAAgcatgtcgtcgtcatccgCATGGTGCCAACCACAGACAAGGACCAGAACCCTTGCAAAGTCATCCAAATGATCAGAGATGCCGACTCAGGCGCCAACAACTACACGTGCTGTTGGTCCAAGGATCCAGACACGGAAGATCCCTGGCTGTGTGTGGCCGGCAAAGatgccaagatcaaggtGTATGATATCAGGAGAGGAAAGCTCGTCAAGACGCTGGTTGGTCACGGCGGCGACATCAGCGATCTTGCGACCTCTCCAGCGTGTCCTACTACCATAGCCTCTGCCTCAGACGACACGACTATTAAGCTTTGGAGTCTGGCAAAGGAACATGACAAGCAGCCGTGTATCTGCATTTTGGGAGGCGAGGGGCATCAGTACAACTTGCTGACTGTGGCGTTTCACAACAATGGAAGATATGTCTTGTCTGCTGGGCATGATCAGATTATCAATCTT TGGGCCCTCCCCGAGTTCCCAAAGGAACACATCAACGTTCCCATCGTCCTCCACTACCCTcatttctcctcctccgaagTCCACAACAATCTCGTCGACTG CGTAGCCTTCTATGGCGACTTGATCCTCTCCCGCGCCTGCCACGAAGACACCATCGTCCTCTGGCGAATTGAAggtttctcctcctccgatcCTATCCCCGGCCCCCTTGACGCTCCCACACCAACCGACATGGCCAAGCAAACCCGGTCATACTTCAACCCTATCCCTTCCAAAGCCCGCCCGGCCATGTTCACCCGTCTAGCGCAATTCCACACCCCTGATTGCGGTGTCCAGTTCTATATGCGCTTCCGAATGTTCCACGCCGAGGGGAGGCATCCCATCTTGGCATTTGCCAATGCAAAGAGCAAGACCATGTTTTGGGACTTTTCACGGTTTGGGGCGTATAGGGATTTtatggaggagttggaagaaGCCAGAAAGTCGGGGAGTGGACAGGTGGTGCAGAAGCCGAGTTGGCTGTTGATCAAGAGAGCGAAGAAGGGGACCGCCGCGCCGGCGCACCAGGATGCGGCGGCTAGTTtgagggctgctgctggggataAGGAGTCGATGGTTTCGGCTAGTCCCGACCCGGAGGGGGCCGGGAGTGCGATGGCAACGCTGGGGAATTATAATCAGGATACGCTGAATCACTGGAAGGAGATGTATGACTTGTCGAACCCAGCGGGTTTGATCCGGCCGCACAAGGTGCAGGGGGTGGACGGTTCGTTTGTGGGGAGGCAGGTGGGTTGGAGTCCGGGAGGGGAatggtgtgtggtggtggggaataAGAATAGGGCTTTGATTTACCAGCGGGGCGctagggagaagggggttgcgACGCCTGTTACCTAG
- a CDS encoding hypothetical protein (EggNog:ENOG503P39R): MSSSRKRKRTQPSPAKSSADQVINPRSHTPSTLKQFTLAGLPHDSPLLSDLYPGFPHRPPRPARKRYQYTSQSYDPSHNNLTDKSGDEGGDELPDFTTDDDGPIGARTTAGEETDFSSASSSNTSGKRRSKKKELEKDRKAAAHTNKVGVLINTVKRALKEGDIPLAKRSFGLLARAKVNGRRVDLRYERLWELGAEIILREGETTTTTTTEGELKGAFQIELERQAENEDDDNAERESRQKDRLFARQQANLANLKAFYQHLIQNHPFSKQHPNSTGRPLLEFNIALFSAEMEGVYALHRRGMERIEERDGRGEFYDVEDEMDIIEEEPDDEMDVDGEEEHKVPPTPPREKRKVERVREEKDELRREVLRQMRGVAERMDALLETTPFSRDGEFARLRAMVGLYIADLCVPFGEEEKRAGYEVRDKERQKARKLLAGVRDMGKGVLKKDDEELLKMLGNDDEDDDEEEEEEEEEEEEEEEEEEEEEEDKDEEEEDEDNDEEDEESDEESDEEGPQLQFFSSMPA, from the coding sequence atgTCCTCCTCACGCAAGCGCAAACGCACTCAGCCTTCCCCCGCCAAATCCTCCGCCGACCAAGTAATCAACCCCCGctcccacaccccctccaccctcaaacaattcaccctcgccggcctcccccacgactcccccctcctctcagACCTCTACCCAGGCTTCCCTCACCGACCCCCCCGCCCTGCCCGCAAGCGCTACCAGTACACCTCCCAATCCTACGACCCCTCTCACAATAACCTAACCGACAAATCCGGCGACGAAGGCGGCGATGAACTCCCCGACTTCACTACTGACGACGACGGGCCCATCGGCGCCAGGACCACCGCAGGGGAGGAGACAGATttctcttccgcctcctcctcaaacacctcAGGAAAGCGTCGGAGCAAGAAAAAGGAACTTGAAAAGGACAGAAAGGCAGCAGCGCATACCAACAAAGTAGGGGTGTTAATCAACACGGTGAAGAGGGCGCTCAAAGAGGGTGATATCCCGCTGGCGAAAAGATCGTTTGGGCTGCTTGCGAGGGCAAAGGtgaatgggaggagggttgatCTTAGGTATGAGAGGttgtgggagttgggggcGGAGATTATACTGCGTGAAGGGGagactaccaccaccaccaccaccgaaggGGAACTCAAAGGCGCTTTCCAAATCGAATTAGAGCGGCAGGCAGAAAATGAAGACGACGATAACGCAGAGAGGGAATCGAGACAGAAAGATAGGTTATTCGCCCGTCAACAAGCCAACCTGGCGAACCTCAAGGCGTTTTATCAGCATCTTATCCAGAACCACCCGTTCAGCAAGCAGCACCCTAACTCTACGGGGCGTCCGCTGCTTGAGTTTAACATTGCGTTGTTTTCGGCGGAAATGGAGGGGGTGTACGCTTTGCATCGGAGAgggatggagaggattgAGGAacgggatgggaggggggagttttATGATGTagaggatgagatggataTTATAGAGGAGGAACCGGACGACGAGATGGATgttgacggggaggaggagcacaAAGTACCTCCTACTCCCCcaagggaaaagagaaaagtggagagggttagggaggagaaggatgagctgaggagggaggtgctCAGGCAGATGAGGGGTGTAGCTGAAAGGATGGATGCGCTGCTGGAGACGACACCGTTTTCgagggatggggagtttgCTAGGTTGAGGgcgatggtggggttgtATATTGCTGATTTGTGCGTGCCgtttggtgaggaggagaagagggcgggGTATGAAGTCAGGGATAAGGAAAGACAAAAGGCGAGAAAGCTGCTCgcgggggtgagggataTGGGCAAGGGGGtgctgaagaaggatgatgaggagttgttgaagatgttggggaatgatgacgaggatgatgatgaggaggaggaggaggaggaggaggaggaggaggaggaggaggaggaggaggaggaggaggaggaggataaggatgaagaagaggaagacgaggataacgatgaagaagatgaggaaaGCGATGAGGAAAGCGATGAGGAAGGGCCGCAACTGCAATTCTTTTCTTCTATGCCGGCGTGA
- a CDS encoding hypothetical protein (EggNog:ENOG503P60F; COG:C): MRATFRLLASVRPTARYLEPGQPTGITGLPTHNAPRSMLLYLYNATLEKLKAVPEHSVYRQSVEAVTKQRLAHVESVVPPGYKEWAAKAKEILKQEPEKFRTTNTATNEMLGAAKVERDGQVFVVRQLPSEVDMRYQQWDGEVNDGPELEGSRTQEEMEWHVKTQFERAESMEQKEVEWEPEPQLTAEQIAELENKIGAGLIEEVIQVAEGELKLTDTMIESKVWEPLEEPAAEGQWVAFERTA; encoded by the exons ATGCGCGCGACTTTCCGCCTCCTCGCGTCCGTCCGCCCGACGGCGCGGTACCTCGAGCCCGGCCAGCCCACTGGTATCACTGGCCTCCCGACACACAACGCCCCGCGCTCCATGCTCCTCTACCTCTACAACGCCaccctcgagaagctcaaggccgTGCCCGAGCACTCCGTTTACAGGCAGTCCGTCGAGGCTGTGACCAAGCAGCGTCTTGCGCACGTCGAGTCGGTTGTCCCCCCCGGGTACAAGGAGTGGGCGGCCAAGGCGAAGGAGATCCTCAAGCAGGAGCCCGAGAAGTTCAGGACGACCAACACAGCTACGAATGAGATGCTCGGGGCCGcgaaggtggagagggatggtCAGGTGTTTGTTGTGAGGCAGTTGCCGAGCGAGGTTGATATGCGGTATCAGcagtgggatggggaggtgaatgACGGGCCGGAGTTGGAGGGCAGCAGGAcgcaggaggagatggagtgGCATGTCAAGACTCAGTTTGAGAGGGCTGAGTCGATGGagcagaaggaggttgagtgGGAGCCTGAGCCGCAGTTGACTGCTGAGCA GAttgctgagctggagaacAAGATTGGTGCTGGCTTGATTGAGGAGGTCATCCAGGTCGCTGAGGGCGAGCTCAAGCTGACGGATACCATGATTGAGTCCAAGGT TTGGGAGCCCCTTGAGGAGCCTGCGGCCGAGGGCCAATGGGTTGCTTTCGAGAGAACTGCTTAA
- a CDS encoding hypothetical protein (EggNog:ENOG503NY4K; COG:S): MVSKMTNLLSTLHLNLRTLLSNLFSHLTSLFFSLLSLTHTLLIVLGFTRPNQWEPPTFLDSLLYSPLLHLTTNLYQTLLFLRGHPFHPPPHHSRIRVVCLSDTHSLRPPSIPRGDLLIHAGDLSATGTFDDLQDQISWLSSLPFRHKVVVGGNHDCFLDRASSIHRTRGQKEKRKLDWKGVVWLQDELTTLEFEDREVGGKRKLNIFGSGWVRRCGGDDFAFQYDDERPPWEGRIPVETDVLVTHCPPKGHRDLLLGCPSLLAELWKVKPKLHVFGHVHHGAGVESVFFDECQAAYEGLVLRTAAVEMSMLKRWFDFQGLKYALSVLRHGLRSVLWKWIMAGPGSNNGGVLVNAGVMKGNTGRLRKGRGTVKVVDL; the protein is encoded by the exons ATGGTATCCAAGATGACTAACCTGCTgtcaaccctccacctcaacctccgcaccctcctctccaacctcttctcccacctgacctccctcttcttctccctcctctccctcactcACACTCTCCTTATCGTCTTGGGCTTCACCCGTCCTAATCAATGGGAGCCCCCCACATtcctcgactccctcctctATTCCCCCCTCTtacacctcaccaccaacctctaccaaaccctcctcttcctccgcggccaccccttccatccaccccctcaccactcCCGCATACGAGTAGTCTGTCTCTCCgacacccactccctccgccccccctccatccccagaggcgacctcctcatccacgcAGGGGACCTTTCTGCAACCGGAACATTCGACGACCTCCAAGACCAAATAAGCTGGCTTTCTTCCCTTCCGTTCAGACACAAGGTTGTTGTCGGCGGTAATCACGATTGTTTCCTAGACAGGGCAAGCTCCATCCATCGGACCAGAGggcaaaaggaaaagaggaaACTGGATTGGAAAGGCGTGGTGTGGTTGCAGGATGAGTTGACAACCCTAGAATTTGAGGacagggaggtgggggggaagaggaaatTGAACATCTTTGGGAGCGGTTGGGTCAGGAGGTGCGGGGGTGATGATTTTGCGTTTCAATATGATGACGAGAGGCCGCCTTGGGAAGGGAGAATCCCGGTTGAGACGGATGTTTTGGTTACGCATTGTCCTCCG AAAGGCCACCGCGACTTGCTGCTTGGTTGTCCTTCGTTGCTGGCCGAGCTGTGGAAGGTGAAACCGAAGCTTCACGTGTTTGGGCATGTTCATCAcggggcgggggtggagagtGTGTTCTTTGATGAGTGCCAGGCGGCGTATGAGGGTCTTGTTTTGcggacggcggcggtggaaaTGAGTATGCTGAAGAGATGGTTCGATTTTCAGGGGCTGAAATATGCGTTGAGTGTGTTGAGGCATGGACTGCGAAGTGTGCTGTGGAAGTGGATCATGGCTGGGCCGGGGAGTAATAATGGGGGAGTGTTGGTTAATGCTggggtgatgaaggggaATACGGGCAGATTGAGGAAAGGAAGAGGGACGGTGAAGGTGGTTGATTTATga
- a CDS encoding hypothetical protein (BUSCO:EOG09260R9L; EggNog:ENOG503NVGC; COG:I), protein MNKITAMRHWPTSNFISRNNMAGMPAINTRRDVTTQGPPPIPTPQLPIGEPTIHYAFNVPFASDLAGPDTEDILHATTDAVLRWTHPVEAPDDVPVHALHVHVMNLEGLRQLCHSITTNPLPIEAHVLSGTPKNARGLVTTVCLSGPADLVYQTREAILNKTPISLRCTTVDVDGNLVANLAEGVLKKSVTDFLDETSRFCGVDIFLLGPKLAPVVDGLNGDVELRRDQRWRVAIYGDNMSAEHAKTRVLIHIDQLLGRVADSINVDYSVQQILIGRNRKNIKLIESSTNTAIYFPPPFLSCYSYCPPGATRRGESDVFITGENTQAIEQAKYKIHEYLTRVRLYVKDVQITPAKLDSVLLTRMDKVRKIAENNNTHILPPSLGSMKNVARFQALENLPLERSVRELMALVGQFYTATWWISHPDNRQPMPTPNDIRTMLSDICANSEADVKFDNRCFTISGSDEAVKTALAVINDIKWVNQSPQSQIRVKIELANEHKEFVSGKKNGKINKIMGQSNVQIIFDTFGEYNFNIEVVTHSYEAVKHGLTLVEQEMPASISFHVPDQYHKRIIGIGGQHIQRIMKKHSVFVKFSNAMDRGGLTREDDDSRVDNVICRTPARNAQNLELVKSEILEMVSRADSEFMNQTVKIDRLYHRELLSRLPEIEEIEKMWNCKIVFPSTEQATDELTVSGPQWLVPKCIDSFLGMVPDKHEVVMERTPTLIRFLESPEFVQNIVPKLKTQYEVDVTVHENSEERAANGNPSVTLLWQFTRNNAGGVSDAMDFLQGEFATAGVEPVFIRGALSRPKPDTFEEALPYFDSKLLQHAPAPVATDSPTKPSFGEETARERSSLLERLRRPGSGMSSISSFLDRRKNSSHSATSFFKGSSNVSKSSLVSIESTRSFNADRNPWNDSGVNLADEDSGSPWPSAILVGNGIGNNLAVPHHGDMTPRHAARRSDDSGRPSTSHSTNSGYPGPLVPFR, encoded by the exons ATGAATAAAATAACAGCCATGCGTCACTGGCCAACCAGCAACTTCATCTCGCGAAACAACATGGCTGGCATGCCGGCTATCAACACTCGTCGAGATGTCACAACACAGGGGCCACCCCCGATACCCACACCCCAGCTCCCCATCGGCGAGCCTACCATCCACTATGCCTTCAACGTCCCCTTTGCCTCCGATCTCGCCGGCCCCGACACCGAGGACATTCTCCACGCCACCACCGATGCCGTCCTCCGCTGGACCCATCCTGTCGAGGCCCCCGACGATGTCCCCGTCCACGCTCTCCACGTCCATGTTATGAACCTTGAGGGCCTCCGTCAGCTATGCCACAGCATCACGACAAACCCCCTGCCCATCGAGGCACACGTTCTTTCGGGCACTCCCAAGAATGCCCGCGGTCTCGTCACCACGGTGTGCTTGTCCGGTCCCGCCGACCTGGTCTATCAAACACGCGAGGCGATCCTGAACAAGACCCCCATCTCACTA CGTTGCACAACTGTTGATGTGGACGGCAATCTGGTTGCCAATCTTGCCGAAGGCGTTCTGAAGAAGTCGGTAACAGACTTTCTTGACGAAACCTCGAGATTTTGTGGCGtcgacatcttcctcctcgggcCCAAGCTTGCCCCGGTGGTTGATGGCTTGAACGGCGATGTGGAGCTCCGGAGAGACCAGCGCTGGCGGGTGGCCATTTATGGCGACAACATGTCTGCGGAGCATGCCAAAACCCGCGTTCTTATTCATATTGATCAACTC CTGGGGCGGGTTGCTGACTCTATCAATGTCGACTATAGCGTCCAGCAGATCTTGATCGGACGCAACCGCAAGAACATCAAGCTGATCGAGTCATCAACCAACACGGCCATCTACTTCCCTCCGCCGTTCCTGAGCTGCTATTCGTATTGCCCACCCGGCGCAACACGTCGTGGAGAGTCTGATGTCTTCATCACTGGCGAGAACACGCAAGCTATCGAGCAGGCAAAGTACAAGATTCATGAGTACCTCACGCGTGTCAGGCTCTACGTGAAGGATGTTCAGATTACGCCTGCCAAGCTCGACAGTGTTCTGCTCACTCGTATGGACAAGGTGAGGAAGATTGCCGAGAACAACAATACGCATATTCTGCCACCCAGTCTTGGGTCCATGAAAAACGTGGCTCGCTTCCAAGCCCTAGAGAACTTGCCCCTAGAGCGTTCTGTCCGCGAGTTGATGGCCTTGGTTGGACAGTTCTACACGGCTACCTGGTGGATCTCTCATCCCGACAACCGCCAGCCCATGCCGACTCCCAACGATATTCGGACCATGCTCAGCGATATTTGTGCCAACTCGGAAGCCGATGTGAAGTTTGACAACCGGTGCTTCACCATTTCAGGCTCGGATGAGGCTGTCAAGACCGCTTTGGCCGTCATCAACGATATCAAATGGGTCAATCAATCTCCCCAGTCCCAGATTCGAGTCAAGATCGAGCTCGCCAACGAACATAAGGAATTTGTGAGCGGAAAGAAGAATGGcaagatcaacaagatcATGGGGCAGAGCAACGTGCAGATCATCTTCGACACGTTTGGCGAGTACAACTTCAACATCGAGGTGGTCACACATTCGTACGAGGCTGTCAAGCACGGATTAACACTGGTGGAGCAAGAGATGCCGGCATCGATTTCGTTCCATGTCCCGGATCAGTACCACAAACGCATCATTGGCATTGGTGGGCAGCATATCCAACGCATCATGAAGAAGCACTCGGTCTTTGTCAAGTTCTCCAACGCAATGGATAGAG GCGGTCTCACCCGAGAAGATGACGACTCTAGGGTCGACAATGTGATCTGCCGCACCCCGGCACGCAACGCTCAGAATCTTGAACTCGTGAAGAGCGAGATTCTTGAGATGGTTTCCAGGGCT GACTCTGAATTCATGAACCAGACTGTCAAGATCGACCGCCTCTACCATCGTGAGCTGCTGTCCAGGTTGCCCGAGATTGAAGAGATAGAGAAGATGTGGAACTGCAAGATTGTTTTCCCTAGTACGGAGCAGGCCACCGATGAGCTCACTGTGTCTGGACCTCAGTGGTTGGTGCCCAAGTGCATTGATTCATTTTTG GGCATGGTTCCCGACAAGCATGAAGTCGTGATGGAGCGGACTCCTACTCTGATCAGATTCCTCGAGTCCCCGGAGTTTGTTCAGAACATTGTCCCCAAGCTGAAGACCCAGTACGAAGTCGATGTCACGGTGCACGAGAATTCCGAGGAGCGTGCCGCCAACGGCAACCCCTCCGTCACTCTGCTTTGGCAGTTCACCCGTAACAATGCAGGTGGTGTCTCTGATGCCATGGACTTCCTCCAGGGCGAGTTTGCCACTGCCGGAGTGGAGCCCGTCTTCATCAGAGGTGCTCTGTCCCGCCCGAAGCCGGACACGTTCGAAGAGGCGCTGCCGTACTTTGACTCCAAACTTCTTCAGCACGCACCAGCTCCGGTTGCCACCGACTCTCCTACCAAGCCTTCGTTCGGCGAGGAGACTGCTCGGGAACGGTCTAGTCTCTTGGAACGACTTCGCAGACCTGGTAGTGGCATGTCCTCGATCTCGTCCTTCTTGGACCGCAGAAAGAACAGCTCGCACTCGGCCACCAGTTTTTTCAAGGGCTCCAGCAACGTCTCCAAGTCGTCGCTCGTGTCGATCGAATCGACTCGCAGTTTCAATGCGGACCGCAACCCCTGGAACGACAGTGGTGTCAACCTCGCCGACGAGGACTCTGGCAGCCCTTGGCCCTCGGCAATTCTTGTTGGAAACGGGATTGGCAACAATCTGGCCGTCCCTCACCATGGCGACATGACTCCTCGCCACGCCGCCCGTCGGTCTGACGACAGCGGGCGTCCCTCTACCTCTCATTCAACAAATTCAGGATACCCCGGCCCTCTTGTGCCATTTCGTTAA